A genomic stretch from Niallia sp. XMNu-256 includes:
- a CDS encoding thiolase family protein — MKRDPVIVSAVRTAIARQGGALASVPAHVFGAEVIKEAVKRAKIEPDMIDDVIMGNVLSGGGNIARLTALQTGLSINLPGLTVDRQCGSGINAVVLAAQSIKSGAGDVYVAGGVESMSRAPYLMDRPVKPYSPQPPRFRKSQLSPEEIGNPPMGITAENLAKKYNISREEQDQYALESQKRMARAMAEGRFDEQIVPITIPVRKGEPILFAEDEHPRPQTTLEGLSKLAPAFAKDGSVTAGNSSGLNDAASALVVMSREKAEQLALKPLAVIRQSAIAGVDPNIMGIGPVPATQKILAKAGMELRDMDIIELNEAFAAQVLACGRELDFDHKKLNVNGGAIAHGHPLGATGGILLTKAVYELQRSGGKYGLITACIGGGQGIAVIIERE; from the coding sequence ATGAAAAGAGATCCAGTAATCGTATCAGCCGTAAGAACGGCTATTGCAAGGCAAGGAGGAGCATTGGCTTCTGTACCTGCGCATGTTTTTGGGGCAGAAGTAATCAAGGAAGCAGTAAAACGGGCAAAAATTGAACCAGACATGATTGATGATGTCATCATGGGGAATGTGTTAAGTGGCGGCGGAAATATTGCCAGATTAACAGCTTTACAGACCGGCCTTTCTATTAATCTTCCAGGACTTACAGTTGACCGTCAGTGTGGTTCAGGAATTAATGCAGTCGTACTCGCTGCTCAATCCATAAAGTCAGGAGCTGGGGATGTTTATGTGGCTGGAGGCGTGGAAAGTATGAGCCGTGCCCCTTATTTAATGGATCGTCCAGTAAAACCGTACAGTCCGCAGCCCCCAAGGTTTCGTAAATCTCAATTATCACCGGAGGAAATCGGGAATCCTCCGATGGGGATCACAGCTGAAAATCTTGCAAAGAAGTACAATATTTCGCGGGAGGAACAGGACCAATATGCCTTAGAAAGTCAGAAACGGATGGCAAGGGCAATGGCAGAGGGAAGGTTTGATGAACAAATTGTTCCTATTACCATTCCGGTTCGGAAAGGAGAGCCAATCCTTTTTGCTGAGGATGAACATCCGCGCCCGCAAACGACTTTGGAAGGATTAAGTAAATTAGCTCCTGCTTTTGCAAAGGATGGATCCGTTACAGCTGGTAACAGCTCAGGATTGAATGATGCGGCATCAGCACTGGTGGTAATGTCAAGGGAAAAAGCAGAACAGTTAGCGCTTAAACCGTTGGCAGTGATTCGTCAATCAGCTATTGCTGGTGTAGATCCCAATATTATGGGAATTGGCCCTGTTCCTGCCACACAGAAGATTCTTGCTAAAGCGGGCATGGAGCTGAGAGATATGGATATTATCGAATTAAATGAGGCTTTTGCTGCTCAAGTGCTTGCATGCGGACGTGAATTAGATTTTGATCACAAAAAACTAAATGTGAATGGCGGAGCCATTGCCCACGGTCACCCGCTCGGCGCAACAGGTGGTATCCTGTTAACAAAAGCTGTATATGAATTACAACGCTCT